Within the Bacillus sp. FSL K6-3431 genome, the region GAACACTCAAGTGGAAGAGTGGAGAGGTTTTTGCAAAGTGCAGCTGAAAATAACTGGACTGTTGCTAATTTGTCTACATCCGGACAATACTTCCATATGCTAAGAAGACAAGCAGCTATGCTGAATAAAGAAGGGGTTAGACCATTAGTAATTATGACACCGAAAAGTTTACTTCGTCACCCACTTGCAGCTGCAGATATTCAAGATTTAGCGGAAGGTAGCTTCCAACCAGTGCTTGAGCAAAAAGGCCTTGGAAATAATCATGATTCAGTTGAGCGTATAGTTCTATGTAGTGGTAAAATAGCGATCGACTTGGAAGAACATGTAAAAGATAAAAAAGATGTGGAGTGGCTTCATATTTTAAGGGTAGAGGAATTATATCCTTTCCCAAGCCAAGAATTATCAGCCATTTTCACGCGTTACCCAAATGCAAAAGAACTTGTCTGGGTTCAAGAAGAACCGAAAAATATGGGTGGTTGGTTGCATGTTGAACCATACCTAAGAAAAATTGCTTCTGAAGGTGCGGAAGTAAAATACATCGGTCGACGTAGACGTTCGAGTCCTTCTGAGGGAGATCCAACTATTCATAGAAAAGAACAAACTAGAATCATTCAAACGGCATTCACAAAATAATAACAAGACTAATAAATTGTTGTAGGTTATCTTGGCTAGCTTTTGTTAACGTGTAACAGCTGGCACCGGTTATATATTATGAGGAGGATTTAAAGTGGCAGAAATCAAAGTTCCAGAACTGGCAGAATCGATTACGGAAGGTACAATTGCACAATGGTTAAAAAAACCAGGCGATTATGTTGAAAAAGGCGAATACATCGTAGAATTAGAGACAGATAAAGTCAATGTTGAAGTTATTTCTGAAGAAGCAGGAGTAGTACAAGAATTAAAAGCTGCTGAAGGAGATACTGTCCAAGTTGGGGATGTTATCGCACTTGTAGAAGCTGGTGCAACTGCTGGGGAAGTAGTACCTAGCGAAACGGAAAAGGCTAAAGAAGAGCAGCAAGCACCTGCACCATCTGAAGCACAACCAGTTACTGAAGATACTACAAAAGATGAAGTAAAGGAACGCCTAATTGCTTCACCAGCAGCACGTAAGCTAGCTAGAGAAAAAGGAATTGATTTAAGTGAAGTACCAACAATAGACCCACTTGGAAGAGTTCGTAAACAAGATGTTTCATCGTTTTCTACTCAACCGAAACAAGCAGCACCTGCACCAACTGTTGCTCCAAAGGCGGCCCCATCATCAAGCCAAGTAGATGGCAAACCTATTGAGCGAGTGCGCATGTCACGCCGTCGTCAAACGATTGCTAAAAGATTGGTTGAAGTACAACAAAACACAGCAATGCTGACTACTTTTAATGAAATTGATATGTCTGCTGTTATGAATTTACGTAAACGTAAAAAAGACAAATTTTATGAGCAACACGATGTTCGTCTTGGGTTTATGTCATTTTTCACAAAAGCTGTTGTCGCTGCACTTAAAAAATATCCCGCAGTAAATTCTGAACTTGACGGCGATGAACTAATTTTGAAAAAGTTCTATGATATCGGCGTTGCTGTTTCAACAGATGAAGGACTAGTCGTTCCAGTAATTCGCGACTGTGACCGCAAGAACTTCTCAGAAATCGAAGGGGATATTCTTGCAGTTGCAAAAAAGGCACGTGATAACAAGCTATCATTAAGTGATTTGCAAGGTGGTACATTTACAATAACAAATGGTGGCGTATTTGGATCTTTATTATCCACCCCAATTTTAAATGGTACGCAAGTGGGAATACTTGGTATGCATACAATCCAAACACGTCCTGTTGCAATCGATGCTGAAAATATGGAAAATCGCCCAATGATGTATGTTGCGCTCTCTTATGACCACCGTGTAATCGATGGAAAAGAAGCAGTAGGTTTCCTTGTAACAATTAAACAATTATTAGAGAACCCAGAAGATCTACTATTAGAAGGTTGATTTTATACCGAAAGAGCGGTCACTTAATATGTGACTGCTCTTTTTTGGTATGTAAAAAGATTCATTGAATATGCTTAAAGAGGATGTTCAAAAAGTCACCAAATGATAAACGGCGAATTTCTTCGTTGCTCGGTTTTTCCGGTTCTCATGTATTAAAAGCAAACGCTCCGATCCTCAAAACCTTCGCGCCTCGAACTTCTTGTTTCTACTTTAGCACCTTTTTGAACACGCACTTAAACGAGTCTTTTATATTAAGGGGGATGTAATATTGGCAATTAAAATAGATGAATTAAAGTTCGAACATGAATTCTGGCTACAAATAATGGGGGATCATGCTAGATTTATATTGGATTCATTAAGTCCTTCCGAAAAAAGTGATATTGAAATCGCAAAAACATTTAAGAAAAGTTTTGATCAACTGTTAGCTCATGCAAAATTGATTAATACGTTAAAGGAGGGAATAGATTTAACAATCCAAACCGAACCTCTCGTACTTAAATTTAAAAAGTTTAAACTAACAATCCTAGAAAAGCTATTATTCAAAAATATAAAATTTCATCTATCTCCTACGTTTGTGAATCATATGGTAAATGAGTTGGAGGAATATGAACGGATCATTCGTTATTTTAAAGAAGGGGAATCTCCGCCGATCGAACATGAATTACATCATCATTTACTTTGGCTTCGCGATGCTTCAGGACATGCTGGAGCTATTGAGGATCAACTTGATGCGACGGAAAAGGCATTAAAAGAAAAAAGCTTTGTATTCAATCAACATTTTGAGCATTTATATTTAAAAGCAGTTGAATTCGCAGGTTATTTACGTACAAAGATTCACGAATTCCCGGCTTTGGATCGGATGAATGATGATGCAAAGTTAGAAATAGAGGCTTTCCAAATATTTTTAAATGAAATATTAGAATTAGATATTTCAGAGAAGGTGTTAGGAACTTTTCCAGCATTAATGGCAGATCATATGTACCGTGAGGAGTGTTATTATTTAAATAAATTAGCCAGGTCAGCTAATACGTTGAAACCAGAGTGTGATCCAACTTCACCTAGATTCGAAAAGTAATGAGG harbors:
- the odhB gene encoding 2-oxoglutarate dehydrogenase complex dihydrolipoyllysine-residue succinyltransferase, giving the protein MAEIKVPELAESITEGTIAQWLKKPGDYVEKGEYIVELETDKVNVEVISEEAGVVQELKAAEGDTVQVGDVIALVEAGATAGEVVPSETEKAKEEQQAPAPSEAQPVTEDTTKDEVKERLIASPAARKLAREKGIDLSEVPTIDPLGRVRKQDVSSFSTQPKQAAPAPTVAPKAAPSSSQVDGKPIERVRMSRRRQTIAKRLVEVQQNTAMLTTFNEIDMSAVMNLRKRKKDKFYEQHDVRLGFMSFFTKAVVAALKKYPAVNSELDGDELILKKFYDIGVAVSTDEGLVVPVIRDCDRKNFSEIEGDILAVAKKARDNKLSLSDLQGGTFTITNGGVFGSLLSTPILNGTQVGILGMHTIQTRPVAIDAENMENRPMMYVALSYDHRVIDGKEAVGFLVTIKQLLENPEDLLLEG
- a CDS encoding DUF2935 domain-containing protein; translated protein: MAIKIDELKFEHEFWLQIMGDHARFILDSLSPSEKSDIEIAKTFKKSFDQLLAHAKLINTLKEGIDLTIQTEPLVLKFKKFKLTILEKLLFKNIKFHLSPTFVNHMVNELEEYERIIRYFKEGESPPIEHELHHHLLWLRDASGHAGAIEDQLDATEKALKEKSFVFNQHFEHLYLKAVEFAGYLRTKIHEFPALDRMNDDAKLEIEAFQIFLNEILELDISEKVLGTFPALMADHMYREECYYLNKLARSANTLKPECDPTSPRFEK